Within Romboutsia sp. CE17, the genomic segment GCACCAGCTGCAGCTCAAACTAGATATTTTTCAATAGAAAAAACCATAAATATAATACATAAAGCAAGTCCTTCTCAGATGATAGCGATCATATGTGAGAATCCACAAGATGTTTTAAAATTAGTTGAGGGTGGAGTGCCTATAAAGAAAGTTAATATAGGGAATATGCATATGGCAGAAGGTAAACATCAGATATCAAAAGCTGTATGTGTGGATCAAAGCGATATTGATACATTTAAGAGATTAAAAGACTTAGGAGTAGAATTGGAAATACGCCGTGTTCCATCAGAATCAGCAGAAGATATAAATAAATTATTTGAATAGGGGGAAATGCCATGGATTTAGG encodes:
- the agaB gene encoding PTS galactosamine transporter subunit IIB, translated to MPNIVLTRIDNRLIHGQVATMWTSTVGANLLLVANDAVSNDEFRQNLMDMAAPAAAQTRYFSIEKTINIIHKASPSQMIAIICENPQDVLKLVEGGVPIKKVNIGNMHMAEGKHQISKAVCVDQSDIDTFKRLKDLGVELEIRRVPSESAEDINKLFE